A window from Pangasianodon hypophthalmus isolate fPanHyp1 chromosome 4, fPanHyp1.pri, whole genome shotgun sequence encodes these proteins:
- the si:dkey-185m8.2 gene encoding trichohyalin, whose protein sequence is MDIQSSHPFIVEAKQQAAAKTAGSPHHDNPPLPELRLVLLGRKGTGKSSSGNTILGVAGGFESGKPTEECVKRRADIASHRVTVVDTPGWEWYYSGNGTPAWVTRETMRSVTVCPPGPHALLLVIRSFASVTEDYYRQVEEHLELLGKTAWAHTMLLFTRGEELGSIPIEQRIKNAGKSFQKLLERCGNRFHVLENKRCGKDGAQVKELIRKIEEMVKESGGRHYECDPLLLGIEVEGKRRARERRKKQRIMESQAQKGIIKAVLTSDISPSEDLDEMSLFSRGSRRLPEVRLILLGERETGKSSAGNTILRGSAFFQTGQATEECSRQQAEISGRLVTVVDVPGWEGGPEGITPDRVKREICASVTLCPPGPHALLLTLRVDALVRATAVREHMELLGEGVWRHTILLFTRGDQLREGVTIEQHIQGGGRDLHWLMEKCGNRYHVVSSTVLESDSSKAQVTALLEKIEKIVSGNRCEAFSPVVQEIQELGKQKNERFNVKLKEVNEKLQRQELELKRMREREVKSIRRIFDWRKDKVKSPEKTRREREEGVDRTEDDRKSIMSELEERMAWLTGDREREIQELSLENSRVIAALSQGCSERGEIIMKLEKKERECEELKEKVDELQVNVLELKRVSMLKEQERKKIEEELTKRHEDAENELKEQLNHKQKEGEELRRRAEEIQKMMAESKLKYEGDILNEKKEQEIGLAEKNELEKRLEEKQKEMEEIKLITENKVREQEERLREMNEKRDTEKNKLSEMIELMTKEMEELQVAYRQQVKSSEAARQIHESTVLKYNELVDKLVGKDAELVAIQQRQNQQEMAKKVEIQNKLKEKDAEITELVKKHMEKEQEIETLKQTIDAKHRTMENVKNDSKAKMAEYISRIKDLENEYKEMEEFLKRENVILKEEIEVMKNLNEENARKKEDDKRKILEVKENIINHLRQQNEESRTHIEDLKKQLIEVQIKLENLQNQNATLIQELDGLHITCEDYKRDLQAQIIKNESREKDIKDILNQSEEMGKIKDALNQENIKKKENEICLLKQRNHTQQMELEVMNERSKELEKKTEEMKKYYEERLSERIAEMDVKDAERERRLHNREQILGKNMQELERGKKDLKKREDDINCREQDIRDEKQQLDRREHELRDKENELKHQYQNNQSLQENLERREKELTEREKELKSKHNEQRDLSEKQELERENIKKQLEEKENGLRRMEEEFSVKQIDLRDQLKDLECHRENLDIRDKEFSKREQQLLESEQLCAVKLQELSEGMQELEQNKQDIEKWQTELTTKECSLMQRSTEFQKKEQELLQREHDLQIKTQDLLETKKEIEAREQVLLNKQEIEAATTDQLKNELETIKDTLAIREQELRNTEDMLDKREQEFKDREKDLDMKEKQIAKIYEEYEAAEKILESKKKAQREFFEKQEKEIENIRQQLEEKEKELITMQDELLVKQINLQKEKKDFESLRENLDNKEKELKKIEQELVNSEQLCEVKAQELSKGVQELEKSKRDNEKWQSELSNKEYDLLLRSNELHKKEQELVQREHNLQLKCQELLGKNEEVEPVQQQLLGNQQHQITETWESQLEDFRKTLAKREQELKKKEDEFQKREQNIKSAEIYLDKREIIVQKREREVQINKEQNDSMLSDLKKKQEIIEEIKGSLETKQHEVSDLEKELSIREHNITNKEKDLSNRYKELDIKEHNMEKCELELKSKDQAFKKTEQELNELKITLESKKKYLENHTAELENQKSEMNIEKQMLKMKSEQLEKWGKYLYNMELKMINSNPSPDFQPWNQKTAINLTQTRNSETMYQEVGIDSRTYDREKGNSSAAEDDQSAEMASSSETTNRELENEELACLVKGKRALEVKIEEYRNGANREDVGTLAKEDDAEEFFEPAGSDGQVTQGLFYQLSELKLMLIGEAWSSRQSAIHTILGEDPEVGNPWRGNISGKPLLVVEPQGIKWRCSRDINMSFQKDLIHSVSLCTPGPHAFVLLLPAYLTFTGQYRRAVECTMATLGETAWRHTVVLFTWAEALGESGQQHIKRNGDLEWLIQKCGGRYHVLDNRHREAHVVELLKMIYEMVAANHGHYYQAQ, encoded by the exons ATGGACATACAGAGCTCCCACCCCTTCATTGTTG AAGCCAAACAGCAGGCTGCAGCAAAGACAGCAGGGAGCCCTCATCATGATAATCCTCCTCTCCCAGAGCTGCGCCTGGTCCTACTAGGCCGCAAAGGAACTGGGAAAAGTTCTTCAGGAAACACCATTCTTGGTGTGGCTGGAGGATTTGAGAGTGGCAAACCaacagaggagtgtgtgaaaaGACGAGCTGACATAGCAAGCCATCGTGTTACAGTGGTAGATACTCCAGGGTGGGAATGGTACTATTCTGGCAATGGCACTCCTGCCTGGGTGACAAGAGAGACAATGAGAAGCGTGACAGTCTGCCCGCCTGGACCACATGCTTTGCTTCTGGTGATACGGTCCTTTGCCTCAGTCACAGAGGACTACTACAGGCAGGTGGAAGAACACTTGGAGCTTTTGGGCAAGACAGCATGGGCTCACACCATGCTGCTATTCACACGTGGGGAGGAACTAGGCTCCATTCCCATAGAACAGAGAATAAAAAATGCAGGAAAATCCTTTCAGAAGCTTCTTGAGAGGTGTGGAAACAGGTTCCATGTGCTTGAAAACAAACGCTGTGGCAAAGATGGAGCTCAGGTGAAAGAACTGATAAGGAAAATTGAGGAGATGGTAAAGGAAAGTGGGGGAAGACATTACGAATGTGACCCTTTACTCCTAGGGATTGAGGTGGAAGGGAAaaggagagcaagagagagaagaaagaaacaaagaataaTGGAGTCTCAAGCACAAAAAGGGATCATAAAAGCTGTGTTGACAT CTGATATTTCACCATCTGAGGACTTGGATGAAATGAGTCTTTTCTCCAGGGGCTCCCGTCGTCTCCCAGAAGTGCGACTCATCCTCcttggagaaagagagacagggaaaaGTTCTGCCGGGAATACCATTCTCAGAGGGTCTGCATTTTTCCAAACAGGCCAGGCCACAGAGGAATGTTCAAGGCAGCAGGCAGAAATTTCTGGAAGACTGGTGACAGTAGTGGATGTTCCTGGATGGGAGGGTGGTCCTGAAGGAATCACGCCAGACAGAGTGAAGCGGGAGATCTGTGCTAGTGTTACACTGTGTCCTCCTGGTCCCCATGCCCTTCTGTTGACACTGAGGGTGGATGCCCTAGTCAGAGCTACAGCAGTAAGAGAGCACATGGAGTTACTCGGGGAAGGTGTATGGAGACATACCATACTGCTATTCACAAGAGGTGATCAGCTGAGAGAGGGGGTTACTATTGAACAACACATCCAAGGAGGAGGGCGAGATCTTCACTGGCTGATGGAGAAGTGTGGCAACAGATATCATGTTGTCAGCAGCACTGTCTTGGAAAGTGACAGCTCCAAAGCTCAGGTAACTGCACTGTTAGAAAAGATTGAGAAAATAGTTTCAGGAAATCGATGTGAGGCTTTCTCGCCAGTTGTACAGGAGATTCAGGAACTTGGGAAGCAAAAGAATGAAAGGTTCAATGTGAAGCTAAAAGAAGTTAATGAGAAGCTTCAGCGTCAAGAGCTGGAGCtcaagagaatgagagagagggaggtgaaAAGCATCAGGCGGATTTTCGACTGGAGGAAAGACAAAGTCAAATCACCAGAAAAAACaaggagagaaagggaggaggGAGTGGATAGAACTGAAGATGACAGAAAGAGCATCATGAGTGAGCTGGAGGAGAGGATGGCTTGGTTAACAGGGGATAGGGAAAGAGAGATTCAGGAGCTGAGCCTGGAAAACAGCAGAGTCATTGCAGCTCTCAGTCAGGGGTGCAGCGAAAGGGGAGAGATTATAATGAAgttagagaaaaaagaaagagagtgtgaggaattaaaagaaaaagtggatGAGCTACAAGTTAATGTCCTAGAGCTTAAACGTGTCAGCATGTTaaaagagcaagaaagaaaaaaaatagaagaagagCTCACGAAAAGGCATGAGGATGCTGAAAATGAGCTGAAAGAGCAATTGAATCACAAACAAAAGGAGGGAGAGGAGCTAAGAAGAAGAGCTGAAGAAATTCAGAAGATGATGGCAGAATCAAAACTGAAATATGAAGGagatatattaaatgaaaaaaaagagcaggagATAGGACTAGCAGAGAAAAATGAACTTGAGAAAAGGCttgaagagaaacagaaagagatggAAGAAATTAAACTGATAACTGAAAACAAAGTAAGGGAGCAAGAGGAAAGATtgagagaaatgaatgaaaagagagacacagagaagaaTAAACTTAGTGAAATGATAGAGCtgatgacaaaagaaatggaagAGTTGCAGGTTGCTTACAGACAACAGGTGAAGTCATCTGAAGCTGCGAGACAAATACACGAAAGTACTGTATTAAAATACAATGAACTTGTAGATAAACTTGTGGGGAAAGATGCAGAACTTGTTGCCATACAGCAGAGACAAAATCAGCAGGAGATGGCTAAAAAGGttgaaattcaaaataaactgaaagagaaagatgcAGAAATAACTGAATTGGTTAAAAAACACATGGAGAAGGAGCAGGAgattgaaacactgaaacaaactATTGATGCCAAGCACAGAACcatggaaaatgtgaaaaatgatagTAAGGCAAAAATGGCTGAGTACATTTCCAGGATAAAAGATTTAGAGAATGAGTACAAAGAGATGGAAGAGTTCttgaaaagagaaaatgtgattctAAAAGAGGAAATAGAGGTAATGAAGAATTTGAATGAGGAGAATgctagaaaaaaagaagatgacAAAAGGAAGATCTTAGAGGTGAAGGAAAACATTATTAACCATCTACGACAACAGAATGAAGAGAGCAGAACCCACATCGAAGACTTAAAAAAGCAGTTAATAGAAGTCCAGATCAAGCTGGAGAATCTACAAAATCAGAATGCAACACTCATTCAGGAGTTAGATGGACTTCACATAACATGTGAGGACTATAAAAGGGACCTTCAGGCCCAGATAATAAAAAAtgagagcagagagaaagacattaAAGATATACTCAACCAATCTGAAGAAATGGGAAAAATCAAAGATGCATTGAACCAAGAGAAcattaaaaagaaggaaaatgagaTTTGTTTGTTGAAACAGAGAAATCACACACAACAAATGGAACTGGAGGTTATGAATGAAAGGAGTAAAGAGCTGGAAAAGAAGACTGAAGAGATGAAAAAATATTATGAGGAGAGGCTTTCAGAAAGGATTGCTGAAATGGATGTTAAGGATGCAGAGAGGGAACGAAGACTTCACAATAGAGAGCAAATCTTGGGTAAAAATATGCAAGAGCTTGAAAGAGGTAAAAAGGacttgaaaaaaagagaggatgacATTAACTGCAGAGAGCAAGACATAAGAGATGAAAAACAGCAGCTGGATAGAAGAGAACATGAATTAAGAGACAAGgaaaatgaactgaaacaccAGTACCAAAATAACCAGAGTCTCCAAGAAAACctagagagaagagaaaaggagctgacagaaagagaaaaggaactTAAAAGCAAGCACAATGAACAGAGAGATTTATCTGAAAAGCAGGAATTGGAAAGAGAAAATATCAAGAAACAGctagaagagaaagaaaatggattGAGAAGAATGGAAGAGGAATTTTCAGTAAAACAAATTGATCTTCGGGATCAGTTAAAAGATTTGGAATGTCACAGAGAGAATCTAGACATTAGAGATAAGGAATTCAGCAAAAGAGAGCAACAGTTACTTGAATCAGAGCAGTTATGCGCAGTCAAGTTACAGGAACTGTCAGAGGGCATGCAGGAACTGGAGCAAAACAAGCAGGATATTGAAAAATGGCAAACAGAACTAACTACAAAGGAATGTAGTCTGATGCAAAGATCAACCGAATTTCAGAAAAAAGAGCAGGAGCTTTTACAGAGAGAACATGATCTTCAGATCAAAACCCAGGATCTGttagaaacaaaaaaggaaattgAAGCACGTGAACAGGTGTTATTGAACAAGCAAGAAATTGAGGCAGCTACAACTGATCAATTGAAAAATGAATTAGAGACTATCAAAGATACATTAGCAATAAGGGAGCAGGAACTGAGGAATACTGAGGATATGCTTGATAAAAGAGAGCAAGAAtttaaagacagagaaaaagacttAGACATGAAGGAAAAACAAATTGCCAAGATATATGAAGAATACGAGGCTGCAGAGAAAATACTGGAAAGTAAgaagaaagcacaaagagaaTTTTTTGAAAAGCAGGAAAAGGAGATTGAAAACATTAGGCAACAGcttgaagagaaagaaaaagaactgATAACAATGCAAGATGAACTTTTGGTAAAACAAATCAAtcttcaaaaagaaaagaaagactttGAGAGTCTCAGAGAGAATCTGGACAACAAGGAAAAGGAACTTAAGAAAATAGAGCAAGAGCTAGTGAATTCAGAGCAGTTGTGTGAAGTCAAGGCACAGGAACTGTCGAAAGGGGTGCAAGAACTGGAGAAAAGCAAACGAGATAATGAAAAATGGCAATCTGAACTAAGTAACAAAGAATATGATCTGCTACTGCGGTCAAATGAACTTCATAAAAAAGAACAGGAGCTTGTACAAAGAGAACATAACCTTCAACTAAAATGCCAAGAGCTACTTGGCAAAAATGAGGAGGTTGAGCCAGTACAGCAACAGCTATTGGGCAACCAACAACACCAGATTACTGAAACATGGGAAAGCCAATTAGAAGATTTCAGAAAGACCTTAGCAAAAAGGGAGCAAGAACTGAAGAAGAAAGAGGATGAGTTTCAGAAAAGAGAGCAAAATATTAAGAGCGCAGAAATATATTTGGACAAGAGAGAGATAATTGtgcagaaaagagaaagagaggtgcAAATTAACAAAGAACAAAATGACAGCATGCTAAGTGACctcaagaaaaaacaagaaataataGAAGAAATAAAGGGTTCTttagaaacaaaacagcatgaGGTAAGTGACCTGGAGAAAGAACTTAGCATCAGAGAGCACAACatcacaaataaagaaaaagaccTGAGTAATCGCTATAAAGAACTGGATATTAAGGAGCACAACATGGAAAAATGTGAACTAGAACTAAAGTCAAAAGATCAAGCATTCAAGAAAACAGAGCAAGAGTTGAATGAACTGAAGATAACACTCGAGTCCAAGaagaaatatttagaaaatcATACAGCTGAACTAGAGAACCAGAAAAGTGAGATGAACATTGAGAAACAAATGTTAAAGATGAAATCAGAGCAACTGGAAAAGTGGGGAAAATATCTGTACAACATGGAACTTAAAATGATCAACAGTAATCCCAGTCCTGATTTTCAACCATGGAACCAAAAGACAGCAATTAATCTAACACAGACAAGGAACAGTGAAACAATGTATCAAGAGGTTGGAATTGATAGTAGAACCTATGatagagaaaaaggaaatagcAGTGCAGCAGAAGATGACCAGAGTGCAGAAATGGCTTCATCATCTGAAACCACAAACAGAGAGCTTGAGAATGAGGAGTTAGCATGCCTAGTTAAAGGCAAAAGAGCATTAGAGGTCAAGATAGAAGAGTACAGGAATGGAGCAAACAGGGAGGATGTGGGCACTCTTGCTAAGGAGGATGATGCTGAGGAATTCTTTGAACCAGCCGGTTCTGATGGCCAAGTGACTCAAGGTTTATTCTACCAACTTTCTGAACTCAAGCTGATGCTCATAGGAGAAGCTTGGTCATCACGCCAGTCAGCCATACACACCATTCTGGGGGAAGATCCCGAGGTTGGCAACCCATGGAGGGGAAACATATCTGGCAAGCCCTTACTGGTTGTGGAGCCCCAAGGGATAAAATGGAGATGTTCCAGAGATATAAATATGAGTTTTCAAAAGGATCTCATACACAGTGTTTCTCTGTGCACACCTGGACCTCATGCCTTTGTCCTTCTCTTGCCTGCATACTTAACCTTCACAGGACAGTACAGGAGAGCAGTGGAGTGCACCATGGCCACACTGGGGGAGACTGCATGGAGGCATACTGTTGTTCTGTTTACATGGGCAGAGGCTCTTGGAGAAAGTGGACAACAACACATAAAGAGGAATGGGGATTTGGAATGGCTCATCCAAAAATGTGGAGGTAGATATCATGTGTTGGACAACAGACACAGGGAAGCTCACGTAGTAGAGCTTTTGAAGATGATTTATGAGATGGTGGCAGCAAACCATGGACATTATTACCAAGCACAGTGA